A genomic segment from Paenibacillus sp. FSL K6-1096 encodes:
- a CDS encoding collagen-like protein, whose translation MSNPNIPNITPSVSLSRDDAVNLLFSSIAMGELGLAHILNAEGEKIQFALGTLPGLTGPPATVAQILDLNKNVQSMLRTTFKQDMVLDSRLTSAANLPAVVTGPGGAPGPQGPPGGVLSVNGQTDTVVLDAEDGVFPISLNESQNRELGLLTEPGVYSSNNPVGLGPPDGPPAPGNPPLPHPAVWTIYVSRVGNFVQQLYVSNPALYYRSSQNGGPPYTPWIPIEEQGPTGSTGVGVTGPTGLTGMTGLTGVTGVTGLTGLTGMTGVTGLTGVTGLTGLTGLTGMTGVTGVEPTGATGLTGLTGLTGMTGATGLTGLTGMTGVTGVEPTGATGMTGLTGLTGMTGATGLTGLTGLTGVTGVEPTGATGVTGLTGLTGMTGVTGLTGMTGLTGLTGVEPTGATGLTGLTGLTGLTGLTGVTGQTGQTGFTGMTGSLATVRHSAYANNTNTINIQPGQVFPLTINILDHGSPDITRTGSTITLLTGTYLITWEISGGPVTAGDGMFLEMQQDGILHSIIGSGAANSAAINSPTTVDLSASFLLTVGPTPIGITLVNVGPGAVRISSASERVGAMITVVKV comes from the coding sequence ATGTCCAATCCCAATATCCCCAACATCACCCCTTCCGTTTCGTTATCCAGGGATGATGCGGTCAATTTGCTGTTCTCTTCCATTGCTATGGGAGAGCTTGGACTAGCCCATATTCTAAATGCAGAAGGAGAGAAAATCCAGTTCGCCTTGGGCACACTCCCAGGACTAACGGGTCCTCCTGCTACAGTAGCCCAGATACTGGATTTGAATAAAAATGTTCAGTCCATGCTGCGTACCACCTTCAAGCAGGATATGGTGCTGGACTCCAGGCTTACTAGCGCCGCCAATCTTCCTGCTGTTGTAACTGGACCTGGCGGTGCTCCAGGACCCCAAGGTCCTCCAGGTGGTGTCTTAAGTGTCAACGGCCAGACGGACACAGTAGTGCTGGATGCGGAAGATGGCGTTTTCCCCATCTCACTTAACGAATCCCAGAATAGAGAACTGGGCCTGCTTACTGAGCCCGGCGTCTATAGCTCGAATAATCCGGTGGGTCTGGGGCCCCCGGACGGTCCGCCGGCTCCGGGCAACCCTCCTCTGCCACACCCTGCCGTCTGGACCATTTATGTCTCCCGTGTCGGCAACTTTGTGCAACAGCTTTACGTCTCCAATCCTGCCCTCTACTACCGCAGCAGTCAGAATGGCGGTCCCCCTTACACTCCCTGGATTCCCATCGAGGAACAAGGGCCTACGGGGTCTACAGGAGTGGGAGTTACAGGGCCGACTGGGCTGACCGGGATGACCGGGCTGACCGGCGTGACTGGCGTTACAGGACTGACTGGGTTGACCGGAATGACTGGCGTTACAGGACTGACCGGGGTTACCGGGCTGACCGGCCTCACAGGGTTGACCGGAATGACCGGAGTGACGGGGGTTGAGCCTACCGGGGCTACCGGACTTACTGGACTCACGGGGCTGACCGGAATGACCGGGGCTACTGGACTCACAGGGCTGACCGGGATGACCGGCGTTACCGGTGTCGAACCCACCGGGGCTACCGGGATGACTGGACTCACGGGGCTGACCGGAATGACCGGGGCTACTGGACTCACGGGGCTGACCGGGCTGACCGGGGTTACCGGTGTCGAACCTACCGGGGCTACCGGCGTCACCGGCCTCACAGGTCTTACCGGAATGACCGGCGTTACAGGCCTCACCGGAATGACCGGACTGACTGGACTGACCGGTGTGGAGCCTACCGGGGCTACCGGGCTGACTGGACTCACGGGGCTGACCGGGCTGACTGGGCTGACCGGCGTTACAGGCCAGACAGGGCAAACCGGATTTACCGGTATGACGGGATCTCTCGCTACCGTCCGCCATTCAGCTTACGCAAATAATACGAATACCATTAATATACAACCAGGTCAAGTCTTCCCTCTCACAATAAATATTCTTGATCATGGCAGTCCGGACATTACGAGGACCGGTTCGACCATAACACTATTAACCGGCACCTATTTGATTACTTGGGAAATTAGTGGAGGTCCGGTAACAGCCGGCGATGGTATGTTTCTCGAGATGCAACAAGATGGTATTCTGCATTCAATTATTGGCAGTGGAGCAGCTAATAGTGCCGCAATTAATTCTCCAACCACTGTTGATCTTTCTGCTTCTTTCCTTCTTACCGTAGGACCGACTCCCATAGGTATCACTTTAGTGAACGTTGGCCCAGGAGCTGTCCGCATAAGCTCAGCTTCAGAAAGGGTTGGAGCGATGATAACAGTAGTCAAAGTCTGA